A region of Colletotrichum destructivum chromosome 11, complete sequence DNA encodes the following proteins:
- a CDS encoding Putative extracellular membrane protein, CFEM, with the protein MVAVRFTILVVWLYRFSVVTRADQPYLGIPSCAISCVNQEIIGYSNCSITNQDCICRDAVFTASVQACVLQNCTVKEALVAQNHTSAACSMPMSKPNPLHKWFPTVLFVFSTFFIIGRLTNKWLRVSPWGWDDTCIIIAYPLNAAFLPGALLAQRAGAGRDIWTLTSDQITELLLIVFIFGVLYFMSLAFIKTSIVFLYLRIFPDEKFRKLLWLTQVFNLMLLISFLAGQLTLCQPLKFVWLGWAKEIEGYCFNRNAFIIWHGAINLALDLWMLVLPLTQLYGLRMQLKKKLGIILMFSIGIFLTAVSAYRIKALLVFATSLNFSADSLQTSLWSHIELSVGVVVACLPSTQQVYFRFSPVIVKFTQKIGFSKSKEIS; encoded by the exons ATGGTCGCTGTTCGCTTCACTATACTTGTTGTTTGGCTCTACAGGTTTAGTGTAGTCACCAGAGCAGATCAACCCTACTTAGGAATCCCAAGCTGTGCA ATAAGTTGTGTTAACCAGGAGATTATTGGTTATTCTAATTGCTCTATCACAAATCAAGACTGTATTTGTCGCGATGCTGTTTTCACAGCTAGTGTGCAGGCATGTGTCTTACAAAATTGCACAGTAAAGGAAGCACTAG TTGCCCAAAACCATACATCAGCAGCCTGTTCTATGCCGATGTCTAAGCCAAATCCTCTACATAAATGGTTTCCAACGGtgctcttcgtcttctcaACTTTCTTCATAATAGGAAGATTGACAAACAAGTGGTTAAGGGTTTCGCCCTGGGGTTGGGATGATACCTGCATTATTATCGCATAT CCCTTAAATGCAGCTTTCCTTCCAGGAGCTCTTCTTG CACAGAGAGCCGGCGCAGGGAGGGACATTTGGACTCTCACCTCAGATCAAATCACAGAGCTTCTATTG ATTGTATTCATTTTTGGAGTACTATACTTCATGAGCCTTGCTTTCATCAAAACCTCGATCGTCTTTTTATATCTTCGGATTTTCCCTGATGAGAAATTTCGAAAGCTGCTGTGGCTCACACAAGTATTTAATCTGATGCTTCTGATATCGTTTCTTGCTGGTCAACTTACTCTCTGCCAACCCTTGAAGTTTGTTTGGCTAGGCTGGGCTAAGGAGATTGAAGGTTACTGCTTTAACCGTAATGCATTTATTATTTGGCATGGTGCTATTAACCTTGCTTTGGATTTATGGATGCTGGTGTTACCTTTAACGCAACTCTACGGCTTACGTATGCAACTTAAAAAGAAGTTGGGTATTATACTCATGTTTAGTATTGGAATATT TCTTACAGCAGTAAGTGCTTATCGGATCAAAGCGCTATTAGTATTTGCAACATCTCTAAATTTTTCTG CCGACTCCCTCCAGACTTCCTTATGGTCTCACATCGAACTCAGCGTAGGGGTTGTTGTAGCTTGCTTACCAAGCACACAACAGGTTTATTTTAGGTTTTCTCCCGTTATCGTCAAATTTACCCAGAAAATAGGATTTAGTAAATCAAAAGAGATTTCTTAA
- a CDS encoding Putative short-chain dehydrogenase/reductase SDR, NAD(P)-binding domain superfamily, whose protein sequence is MSNVPSPSEPWSLKGKTAVITGGSRGIGSGIAVHFARKGLSNLAITYVANEAAANKTLEKCRKLGVKNAITIQADVTDTAVGPKIIKEAVSRLSVTTIDILVNNAILGDVSRTVDLKTLEAKNFNEIMVGNVYSPVSLTVAFMEFAPKYGGRVINISSTASKTGNPEFIMTYGATKAALDSYTRSFADTFASSTGITFNSVSVGPTETDALAAAKDMLPGFVEEQIKSISAAPRFGTTDDVAYIVGFLASEEGRWVNGAAVSANGGHRLTLALFG, encoded by the coding sequence ATGTCCAACGTCCCCTCACCATCGGAGCCTTGGTCGCTAAAGGGCAAGACCGCCGTTATTACTGGCGGGTCTCGCGGAATCGGCAGCGGCATTGCCGTTCATTTTGCCCGCAAGGGTCTAAGCAACCTTGCCATTACGTACGTTGCCAACGAAGCCGCTGCCAACAAGACGCTAGAGAAGTGCCGCAAGCTAGGAGTCAAAAACGCCATCACTATCCAGGCGGACGTTACAGATACTGCAGTTGGGCCTAAGATCATTAAGGAGGCTGTAAGCAGACTTAGCGTGACTACGATTgacatcctcgtcaacaacgccaTCCTTGGAGACGTCAGCAGGACTGTAGACCTCAAGaccctcgaggccaagaacTTTAACGAAATCATGGTCGGCAACGTCTACTCGCCTGTCAGCCTTACAGTCGCCTTTATGGAATTCGCACCAAAGTACGGAGGACGCGTTATCAACATCTCAAGCACAGCCAGCAAGACTGGCAATCCTGAGTTCATTATGACCTACGGTGCCACTAAGGCTGCGCTTGATAGCTACACGCGGTCTTTTGCGGACACATTTGCCTCTAGCACAGGTATTACCTTTAACAGCGTGTCTGTTGGACCGACGGAGACAGACGCGCTGGCTGCAGCAAAGGACATGCTCCCAGGgttcgtcgaggagcagatTAAAAGCATATCTGCAGCTCCCCGCTTTGGAACCACCGACGATGTTGCGTACATCGTTGGGTTCCTGGCGAGTGAGGAGGGACGATGGGTAAACGGTGCCGCGGTCAGCGCCAACGGAGGACACAGATTGACTCTTGCTCTGTTTGGCTGA